One window of Botrimarina mediterranea genomic DNA carries:
- the purQ gene encoding phosphoribosylformylglycinamidine synthase I: MPAPRVLVLRAPGTNCDEETAEAFRLAGAAAERLHVNRLLENPALLDGFQALCVPGGFSYGDDISAGRVLGNQIRLALSEPLRKFRDDGKLVLGVCNGFQVLVKTGLLDIEDSAGPLATLTWNDHGRYEARWVHLNATPGECVFLRGVERLELPIAHAEGKIAVRDDAALDALTSQGRVVLRYSVADGGEAKGFPANPNGATANAAGLTDSTGRVLGLMPHPERYLFATQHPQWTRKKAAGGYDPQGDGDGLALFRNAVSYFG; encoded by the coding sequence ATGCCCGCTCCCCGTGTCCTCGTGCTCCGCGCGCCCGGGACGAACTGTGACGAAGAGACCGCTGAGGCGTTCCGGCTTGCCGGGGCGGCGGCAGAGCGGTTGCATGTCAATCGGTTGCTCGAGAACCCCGCGCTGCTCGACGGTTTCCAGGCGCTGTGCGTGCCGGGAGGCTTCAGCTACGGCGATGATATTTCCGCTGGGCGCGTGCTGGGGAACCAGATCCGCCTCGCGCTGAGCGAGCCGCTACGCAAGTTCCGCGACGACGGCAAGCTGGTGCTCGGCGTCTGTAATGGTTTCCAGGTGCTGGTGAAAACGGGGCTGCTCGACATCGAAGACAGCGCCGGCCCGCTGGCGACGCTCACTTGGAACGACCACGGTCGTTACGAAGCGCGGTGGGTCCACCTCAACGCGACGCCCGGCGAGTGCGTCTTCTTGCGCGGCGTCGAACGGCTTGAACTGCCGATCGCCCACGCCGAGGGGAAGATCGCCGTGCGTGACGACGCGGCGCTCGACGCGCTCACATCGCAGGGCAGGGTGGTGCTGCGCTACAGCGTGGCGGACGGCGGCGAAGCGAAGGGCTTCCCCGCCAACCCCAACGGCGCCACCGCGAACGCGGCGGGCCTCACCGACTCGACGGGCCGCGTGCTCGGCCTGATGCCGCACCCCGAGCGCTACCTCTTCGCCACCCAGCACCCGCAGTGGACCCGCAAGAAAGCCGCCGGCGGCTACGACCCGCAAGGTGATGGCGACGGCCTCGCCCTCTTCCGCAACGCGGTTTCCTACTTTGGTTGA
- a CDS encoding transcriptional regulator, with the protein MPDTHASATVSSTELPADLVQLIAAVGELPAEHARALSPLLDRVVESTGRRRRILSLVQDALGQLRLDMKYLMFDLEATRRERDEAQQRLEELTGDGED; encoded by the coding sequence ATGCCCGATACCCACGCCTCCGCGACCGTCAGCAGCACCGAACTCCCGGCCGATTTGGTCCAATTGATCGCCGCCGTTGGCGAACTCCCTGCCGAGCACGCCCGGGCATTGAGCCCGCTGCTGGACCGTGTGGTTGAGAGCACCGGCCGCCGCCGCCGGATCCTGTCGCTGGTGCAGGACGCCCTGGGCCAGTTGCGGCTGGACATGAAGTACCTGATGTTCGACCTAGAAGCGACCCGCCGTGAACGCGACGAGGCTCAGCAGCGTCTAGAAGAACTGACCGGCGACGGAGAAGATTGA
- a CDS encoding phytanoyl-CoA dioxygenase family protein: protein MADDLSHRHGPITGLFGAEPLTRLSADHVAAFESDGFIGGVRLLTDQQIESLRAELADLMRPEHSGRELWYEHHANESSDAGTTLFHALGGWRLRPALHDILWSPTFVAAAERLLNGPIRFWHDQLFCKPAHDGGVVAWHQDYSYWTRTVPMQHLTCWIGLDDSTLDNGCVHYVPGSHRWPLLPRPQLAGDMEAIRSVLTSDQLAEFQPAPCEMRAGEASFHHPLMLHGSYENRSDRPRRAIVLNVVRDGTVSDQDSPLLEGVDAVPRGEPLSGRFFPLLSS from the coding sequence ATGGCGGACGACTTGTCGCATCGTCACGGCCCAATCACGGGCCTCTTCGGCGCCGAGCCGCTTACACGACTCTCGGCGGACCATGTAGCCGCGTTTGAATCGGACGGCTTTATTGGCGGCGTTCGGCTTCTCACCGACCAACAGATCGAGTCTCTACGGGCCGAACTCGCCGACTTGATGCGGCCTGAGCACTCTGGTCGAGAGCTTTGGTACGAACACCATGCCAACGAATCGAGCGACGCCGGAACGACTCTGTTCCACGCACTTGGCGGTTGGCGGCTACGGCCGGCGCTACACGATATCTTGTGGAGTCCTACATTCGTCGCCGCCGCCGAGCGGCTGCTGAATGGGCCCATACGGTTTTGGCACGATCAACTCTTCTGCAAGCCCGCCCACGACGGCGGCGTCGTGGCGTGGCACCAAGACTACAGCTATTGGACCCGCACCGTGCCCATGCAGCACCTCACGTGTTGGATCGGCCTCGATGACTCGACGCTCGACAACGGCTGCGTGCACTACGTGCCGGGCTCGCACCGCTGGCCACTGTTGCCGCGTCCACAGCTCGCCGGCGACATGGAGGCGATCCGCTCGGTGCTCACTTCCGATCAGCTCGCTGAGTTCCAACCGGCGCCATGCGAGATGCGCGCCGGCGAGGCGAGTTTCCACCATCCGCTGATGCTGCACGGCAGTTACGAGAACCGCAGCGACCGCCCCCGACGGGCGATCGTGCTCAACGTCGTCCGCGACGGTACGGTCAGTGATCAAGATTCGCCACTCTTGGAGGGCGTTGATGCGGTCCCCCGAGGCGAGCCGCTCAGCGGTCGGTTCTTTCCGCTGCTGAGCAGCTAG
- the ppc gene encoding phosphoenolpyruvate carboxylase: protein MATDQRLRREIDDLGRIFGDTVRRFAGDGAFELVESVRRLARRFCDGDLAAADELDALLRGLTADQLRVLTRSFGTFLELANLAEDRQRVRSLRDRERDEHPNPRKESILDAVRKLKELGVPAEQVAELVERVHVELVFTAHPTEAKRKSIRGKLRVLRQILLRLDTHTLTQREEESQRDLVRREIEKLWQTDIIRPTRPTVIEEVDRGLSFMPVIWDTAPQIVGELREAVAEVYPDVAVATSGVLRFGSWMGGDRDGHPYVTPEITEQTLGYLRKAALERHWKTCDALITSVSISVRQAPPLDALFEPIAAACAKWPELPDLLEPIPPLEAPRRWLRIVGWRIEQTLADAPEGLGPSPVYRSAEELAADVRRVRDALVESGDLEVAETEIDPWLDQIATFGLHMARLDVRQHSELYAGVMVEVWRAIGLVKPDEAIDEDRRCELLVETLPIAANLDPVGLSDTAQETLELFRVLRRAARRHGMACLGGHVVSMTKHASDLLTILWLWKWSERVDGGAPEDPCLCLPAIPLFETISDLESATEILGKALATPAYRQHVRDCGDRQTVMIGYSDSTKDGGYLAAAWALQSGQIAVHDLAEKHGVDVTFFHGRGGSLGRGGGPAARSILSLPPETFDGSLRLTEQGEVLAERYDDPAIAHRHLEQVIWAVLMATTTPPPKPTSGYREQMQRMAEASLAAYRELVTHPAFVRFFREATPIGEIENLPIGSRPAKRKKGDAIEDLRAIPWVFAWTQCRCLLPAWYGLGAGLEVLLAEKGGQETLRQMYEQWPFFRATISNAELALAKSNRPVFDRYAKNSAADAGMAEIAELLDAEYERARRTLLAVTGEQELLDTVPWLKESIKVRNRYVDPLNLIQLEVMRRIRETADPPEELRHLSQLSIKCVAAGMRTTG, encoded by the coding sequence ATGGCGACCGACCAGCGACTCCGGCGTGAGATCGATGACCTCGGCCGTATTTTTGGCGACACCGTCCGGCGGTTTGCCGGCGACGGGGCCTTCGAACTGGTGGAGTCGGTCCGCCGGCTCGCCCGGCGGTTCTGTGACGGCGACCTAGCCGCCGCAGACGAGCTGGACGCGCTGCTCCGCGGGCTGACAGCTGACCAGTTACGGGTGCTGACCCGTTCGTTTGGCACGTTCCTCGAACTTGCAAACCTCGCCGAGGATCGCCAGCGCGTCCGCTCGCTCCGCGACCGCGAGCGCGACGAGCACCCCAACCCCCGCAAAGAATCGATCCTGGACGCGGTGCGCAAGCTCAAGGAGCTGGGCGTCCCCGCCGAACAAGTCGCCGAACTGGTCGAACGCGTCCACGTCGAGCTCGTCTTCACCGCCCACCCGACCGAAGCGAAGCGCAAGAGCATCCGCGGCAAGCTCCGGGTGCTGCGGCAGATCTTGCTACGCCTCGATACACATACGCTCACGCAGCGTGAGGAAGAGTCGCAGCGCGACCTCGTGCGGCGTGAGATCGAGAAGCTCTGGCAGACCGACATCATCCGGCCGACGCGGCCGACGGTGATCGAAGAGGTCGATCGCGGCCTGTCGTTCATGCCCGTGATCTGGGACACGGCGCCGCAGATCGTCGGCGAATTGCGCGAGGCGGTCGCCGAGGTTTATCCCGACGTGGCGGTCGCGACGAGCGGCGTGCTGCGGTTCGGCTCGTGGATGGGCGGCGACCGCGACGGCCATCCGTATGTGACGCCCGAGATCACCGAGCAGACGCTCGGCTATCTGCGGAAGGCGGCCCTCGAGCGGCACTGGAAGACATGCGATGCGCTGATCACGTCGGTGAGCATCTCGGTTCGCCAGGCGCCGCCGCTCGATGCGCTGTTCGAGCCGATCGCCGCGGCGTGCGCCAAATGGCCGGAACTGCCGGACTTGCTCGAACCAATCCCGCCGCTGGAGGCGCCACGGCGTTGGCTGCGGATCGTCGGTTGGCGGATCGAGCAGACGCTTGCGGACGCGCCGGAGGGACTGGGGCCGTCCCCCGTTTATCGCTCCGCCGAGGAACTCGCTGCCGATGTGCGACGGGTGCGTGACGCGTTGGTGGAGTCGGGCGACCTCGAGGTCGCCGAGACCGAGATCGACCCCTGGCTCGACCAGATCGCCACGTTCGGCCTCCACATGGCGCGGCTCGACGTGCGGCAGCACTCGGAGCTGTACGCCGGCGTGATGGTCGAGGTGTGGCGCGCGATAGGCCTCGTCAAGCCGGACGAAGCGATCGATGAGGACCGCCGTTGCGAGCTGCTGGTCGAGACGCTGCCGATCGCGGCGAACCTCGACCCGGTGGGCCTCTCCGATACGGCCCAAGAGACGCTCGAATTGTTCCGCGTGCTGCGCCGGGCGGCGCGGCGGCACGGCATGGCGTGCCTCGGCGGGCATGTCGTGTCGATGACGAAGCACGCCAGCGACCTGCTGACAATCCTCTGGCTCTGGAAGTGGAGCGAGCGCGTCGATGGCGGCGCCCCCGAGGACCCATGCCTCTGCCTGCCGGCGATCCCGCTCTTCGAGACGATCAGCGACCTGGAGTCGGCGACCGAGATCCTCGGCAAGGCGTTGGCGACGCCCGCCTATCGCCAGCACGTTCGCGATTGCGGCGACCGCCAGACTGTGATGATCGGCTACTCCGACAGCACCAAGGACGGCGGTTACCTCGCCGCGGCGTGGGCGCTGCAGAGCGGGCAGATCGCCGTCCACGACTTGGCGGAGAAGCACGGCGTCGATGTGACGTTCTTCCACGGCCGCGGGGGCTCGCTCGGTCGCGGCGGTGGCCCGGCGGCGCGGAGCATCCTGTCGCTGCCGCCCGAGACGTTCGACGGCTCGCTGCGACTCACCGAGCAGGGCGAAGTCCTCGCCGAGCGTTACGACGACCCGGCAATCGCCCACCGGCACTTGGAGCAGGTGATCTGGGCCGTGCTGATGGCGACGACCACGCCGCCGCCCAAGCCCACCAGCGGCTACCGCGAACAGATGCAGCGGATGGCGGAGGCGTCGCTCGCCGCGTACCGCGAGCTGGTGACGCACCCGGCGTTCGTGCGGTTCTTCCGGGAAGCGACGCCGATCGGCGAGATCGAGAACCTGCCGATCGGTTCGCGCCCCGCCAAACGGAAGAAGGGGGACGCCATCGAAGACCTCCGCGCGATCCCCTGGGTCTTCGCCTGGACGCAGTGCCGCTGTTTGCTGCCGGCCTGGTACGGCCTCGGCGCCGGGCTCGAGGTGCTGCTGGCGGAGAAGGGGGGGCAGGAGACGCTCCGCCAGATGTACGAGCAGTGGCCGTTCTTCCGGGCGACGATTAGCAACGCCGAACTCGCTTTGGCGAAGTCGAACCGCCCGGTTTTCGACCGTTACGCCAAGAACTCCGCCGCCGACGCCGGCATGGCCGAGATCGCCGAGTTGCTCGACGCCGAGTACGAACGGGCCCGTCGGACGCTCTTGGCGGTGACCGGTGAACAGGAGCTGCTCGATACGGTTCCCTGGTTGAAGGAGTCGATTAAGGTCCGCAACCGCTACGTCGATCCGCTCAACCTGATTCAACTCGAAGTGATGCGCCGTATCCGTGAGACGGCCGATCCTCCCGAGGAGCTACGGCATTTGTCGCAACTATCGATCAAGTGTGTCGCGGCGGGGATGCGTACGACGGGGTAG
- a CDS encoding sodium-translocating pyrophosphatase — MRQRNRWSGLARVAVLMFAALAGVLSLSGRALAQAPADSPGVATVAGSSTQTVAIVCWSIAFIGAMTALVQARKFYVTMIAADPGSERNQEIAGFVQQGANAYLQQQYRVVAVFFVVVALLLAWAAFGLKVQSEFVPFAFLTGGFFSGLAGWFGMKTATAASNRTAAAAEKSLNQGLQVAFRSGAVMGLTVVGLGLTDICLWFAFLYWVWPALGMAPLSISEISVTMVCFGMGASAQALFARVGGGIFTKAADVGADLVGKVEQGIPEDDPRNPATIADNVGDNVGDVAGMGADLYESYAGSILAASALGAAAFVDPSLSPADWTTDNAQIAAMMLPMVIAGLGIFVSIFGIYLVKTDDDVSQKSLLQALDKGISRATYLVIAAAIAAAYFLMPSTAQTTFFGIPGVAFSVVFGAAAGIVIGKWTEYCTSDEYSPTKKLADQAVTGPATIIISGIANGMMSVWLPVITVCVATILSFGCATGGQFTDVNIFSLGLYGVGVAAVGMLSTLGITLATDAYGPIADNAGGNAEMAGMPAYVRERTDALDSLGNTTAATGKGFAIGSAALTALALLAAYIEGVRVGFDRWGKDFAETTFAAQGADAFQSGWYKLSDRFVVNIQQDSADGASAGKPKVSPFLIMPSQLRGSDLVDRWIAMPVESRLPASSSEIEVGYGDLIDIPTGDGEGGVVWKPSNTELTPLSAMTLPDFNIYFDATLMNPKVLIGLFAGAMATFVFCAMTLKAVGRAAQGMVEEVRRQFLEKPGIMTGDDMPDYERPVAISTMAAQAEMIGPSLLGILLPVGVGMVLGVAGVLGLLIGTLVCGFCVAVFMANSGGSWDNAKKYIEAGAHGGKGTATHKAAVVGDMVGDPFKDTSGPSLNILIKLMSMVSVVMAGLIVRYSLASLGWF; from the coding sequence ATGCGTCAGCGGAATCGATGGAGTGGTCTCGCACGGGTCGCCGTGCTGATGTTCGCCGCCTTGGCAGGGGTCTTGTCGCTGAGCGGTCGAGCCTTGGCCCAAGCGCCGGCTGACTCCCCGGGAGTTGCAACGGTTGCTGGTTCTTCAACGCAGACCGTAGCGATTGTCTGTTGGTCGATCGCCTTCATCGGCGCCATGACGGCGTTGGTGCAAGCGAGAAAGTTCTACGTCACGATGATCGCAGCCGACCCCGGCTCCGAACGCAATCAAGAGATTGCTGGCTTTGTGCAGCAAGGCGCCAACGCTTATCTGCAGCAGCAATACCGAGTCGTGGCGGTGTTTTTCGTAGTCGTCGCATTGCTGCTCGCTTGGGCCGCATTTGGGCTTAAAGTGCAGAGCGAGTTCGTGCCATTCGCCTTCCTCACAGGCGGATTTTTTAGCGGCTTGGCCGGTTGGTTTGGTATGAAGACCGCCACGGCCGCCAGCAATCGCACCGCCGCCGCAGCAGAGAAGTCGCTTAACCAAGGCTTGCAGGTCGCCTTCCGTAGTGGCGCCGTGATGGGTCTCACGGTGGTTGGCCTCGGCCTGACCGACATTTGCCTGTGGTTTGCCTTTCTCTATTGGGTCTGGCCCGCCTTGGGCATGGCCCCGCTATCGATCTCGGAGATTTCCGTAACGATGGTTTGCTTCGGAATGGGCGCAAGCGCCCAGGCACTATTTGCCCGCGTCGGCGGCGGCATCTTCACCAAGGCGGCGGACGTTGGCGCCGACCTGGTGGGCAAGGTCGAGCAGGGCATCCCCGAGGACGACCCGCGTAACCCGGCCACTATCGCTGACAATGTTGGCGACAATGTGGGCGACGTCGCCGGCATGGGAGCCGACCTGTACGAGTCCTACGCCGGCTCGATCCTCGCTGCCTCGGCGTTAGGCGCCGCCGCGTTCGTTGACCCGTCCCTCTCTCCCGCGGATTGGACCACGGACAACGCGCAGATTGCGGCGATGATGCTGCCGATGGTGATTGCCGGGCTCGGCATCTTTGTGTCGATCTTCGGCATCTACCTTGTGAAGACGGATGACGACGTTAGTCAAAAAAGCCTGCTTCAGGCACTGGACAAAGGCATCAGTCGAGCGACCTATCTCGTAATCGCCGCCGCGATCGCCGCGGCGTATTTTCTGATGCCTAGCACAGCGCAGACGACGTTCTTTGGCATCCCTGGGGTGGCGTTCAGCGTCGTCTTTGGGGCAGCCGCTGGAATCGTGATCGGCAAGTGGACGGAGTACTGCACCAGCGATGAGTACTCGCCGACCAAGAAGCTGGCTGACCAAGCCGTCACAGGACCGGCCACGATCATAATTAGCGGCATCGCCAATGGCATGATGAGCGTCTGGCTGCCGGTCATCACGGTATGCGTCGCCACGATCCTCTCGTTTGGTTGCGCGACCGGTGGGCAGTTCACCGACGTCAACATTTTCTCGCTAGGCCTCTACGGGGTTGGCGTCGCCGCCGTCGGCATGCTCAGCACCCTCGGCATTACGTTGGCTACCGACGCTTACGGCCCGATCGCCGACAATGCCGGAGGTAACGCCGAGATGGCCGGGATGCCCGCCTACGTCCGTGAGCGGACCGACGCGTTAGACAGCCTCGGCAACACCACTGCCGCGACCGGTAAGGGATTCGCCATCGGATCGGCCGCCTTAACGGCGCTCGCCTTGCTAGCCGCCTACATCGAAGGCGTGCGGGTGGGGTTCGACCGCTGGGGAAAGGACTTCGCGGAGACGACATTCGCAGCGCAGGGCGCCGATGCCTTCCAGTCGGGATGGTACAAACTGTCCGATCGCTTTGTCGTCAACATTCAGCAGGACAGTGCCGATGGAGCGTCGGCCGGCAAGCCGAAGGTTTCTCCCTTCTTGATCATGCCATCGCAGTTGCGTGGGTCCGATCTCGTTGATCGATGGATCGCGATGCCTGTCGAGTCTCGACTGCCAGCCAGTTCTTCAGAGATAGAAGTGGGATACGGCGATCTCATTGATATTCCGACGGGTGACGGGGAGGGTGGCGTTGTCTGGAAGCCGAGCAACACCGAGCTCACGCCGCTCTCAGCGATGACGCTCCCCGATTTCAACATCTATTTCGACGCGACGCTGATGAACCCCAAGGTGCTGATCGGCCTCTTCGCCGGGGCGATGGCGACTTTCGTGTTCTGTGCGATGACCTTGAAGGCGGTCGGTCGAGCGGCTCAGGGCATGGTGGAGGAGGTCCGCCGGCAATTCCTTGAGAAGCCCGGCATCATGACGGGCGACGATATGCCCGACTACGAGCGTCCCGTAGCCATCAGCACTATGGCGGCCCAAGCTGAAATGATCGGCCCCTCACTGTTGGGAATTCTTCTACCCGTTGGCGTGGGCATGGTTCTTGGCGTTGCCGGCGTGCTGGGCTTGCTGATCGGAACCCTCGTTTGCGGTTTCTGCGTGGCGGTCTTTATGGCCAACTCCGGCGGCTCGTGGGACAACGCTAAGAAATACATCGAAGCCGGCGCTCACGGAGGCAAAGGGACCGCAACTCATAAGGCAGCGGTCGTCGGCGATATGGTGGGCGATCCGTTCAAGGACACTAGCGGCCCGAGCTTGAACATCCTCATCAAGCTTATGAGCATGGTGAGCGTGGTCATGGCAGGCCTTATCGTCCGCTACAGTTTGGCCTCATTGGGCTGGTTCTAG
- a CDS encoding DNA polymerase III subunit: MHTVLGHDPAKDRFRRTLAHGRLASTYLFVGPEGVGKRTFAEWLAAALLCANRRHDSLDACGHCDSCRLSMAGTHPDLLRVSRPEDKTTLPVDLFIGPADKRNREGLCHDIALRPLVATRRVAIIDDADDFSVETANCLLKTLEEPPPGSLLILIGTSMARQLSTIRSRSQVVRFERLEETQVAEILRREPHSLEASEAARLAAISAGSVSRALELAEGQLDQARQTLLNRLQSPRIDANDLARVFEEETKAVATEPRIRRRAMRELLAATIGELRGRLAESVGDVTRTDAILRQLDACFDAEVAIDRNGNQSAVVASLANHLARLAR, encoded by the coding sequence GTGCATACCGTTCTCGGCCACGACCCTGCGAAGGACCGCTTCCGGCGGACGCTCGCGCATGGGCGGTTGGCGAGCACGTATCTCTTTGTCGGTCCCGAGGGCGTCGGCAAACGCACCTTTGCCGAGTGGCTGGCGGCGGCGCTGCTCTGTGCGAACCGGCGACATGACTCGCTCGACGCCTGCGGGCATTGCGACAGTTGTCGGCTCAGCATGGCGGGGACGCATCCCGACCTCTTGCGGGTGTCGCGACCCGAGGACAAGACGACGCTGCCGGTCGATCTCTTCATCGGCCCGGCGGACAAACGGAACCGCGAAGGGCTCTGCCACGATATCGCGCTGCGGCCGCTGGTGGCGACACGCCGCGTCGCGATCATCGACGACGCAGACGACTTCAGTGTCGAGACCGCCAACTGCTTGCTGAAGACGCTCGAAGAGCCGCCGCCGGGGTCGCTGCTGATCCTCATCGGCACGAGCATGGCGCGGCAGCTCTCGACGATCCGTTCCCGCTCGCAGGTCGTGCGGTTCGAGCGGCTCGAAGAGACGCAAGTCGCGGAGATTCTCCGGCGGGAACCTCACTCGCTCGAGGCGAGTGAAGCCGCTCGGCTGGCGGCGATCTCCGCTGGCAGCGTGAGCCGTGCGCTGGAACTCGCCGAGGGGCAGCTCGATCAGGCCCGTCAGACGCTGCTGAACCGACTGCAGTCGCCGCGGATCGACGCGAACGACTTGGCCCGGGTCTTCGAGGAAGAGACCAAAGCGGTCGCCACCGAGCCCCGCATCCGCCGGCGGGCGATGCGCGAGTTGCTCGCCGCCACAATCGGTGAGCTGCGGGGACGGCTCGCCGAATCGGTCGGCGACGTGACGCGGACCGACGCGATCCTTCGCCAACTCGACGCCTGCTTCGACGCGGAGGTGGCGATCGATCGGAACGGCAACCAGTCGGCGGTCGTAGCGTCGTTGGCGAATCACCTGGCGCGACTCGCAAGGTAA
- a CDS encoding serine/threonine protein kinase translates to MQLPSTADDLARSAIDVGVVTDAQLQPVWSELGSSNVPMSELAQVLLRKGLLTNYQLERIQKGLRDGYVYGDYTVLYCVGSGTFARVFRAVHRETGQIFAVKVLRSRHNGTPKADFFRREGELGKRLKHPNIVAIHDVVSRPGLHYMVMDFIEGQNLRDLYRIRKKFEWENAANILCDVLGGLHYAFQQGVTHRDLKMSNVLVASDGSGKLVDFGLAALDGVVGDDSGVDRTVEYGSLEKLTGVRKDDTRSDVFFAGYMLHQMISGVASLPEGRNRAQKYARGEVFKDIRPLLELAPDVPMSLAMTVSKALELDPERRFQTPGDMLAELKLAMRRAKGSETSAAARSVEELEGMGPDGKPRKLLIVESDVKRQDVLRELFKRNGYRVLVATDGARALTRFVNDPSAADIVLFCGATIGADAVRAFNQFGEERATANIPTVLLLEEAQNQWVQAAKTAEHRGVVVMPVKLRRLREAVLSAATAVENVAKA, encoded by the coding sequence ATGCAATTACCCTCTACTGCCGACGACTTGGCTCGCTCCGCCATCGACGTGGGCGTCGTCACCGACGCACAGCTCCAACCCGTTTGGAGCGAGTTGGGGTCGAGCAACGTCCCGATGTCCGAGCTGGCCCAGGTGCTGCTCCGCAAGGGGCTGCTCACCAACTACCAGCTCGAGCGCATCCAGAAGGGACTCCGCGACGGGTACGTCTACGGCGACTATACGGTGCTGTACTGCGTGGGCTCGGGCACTTTCGCCCGGGTGTTCCGCGCCGTGCACCGTGAGACGGGGCAGATCTTCGCGGTGAAGGTCTTGCGGTCGCGGCACAACGGGACGCCGAAGGCCGATTTCTTCCGCCGTGAGGGGGAGCTGGGCAAACGCCTCAAGCACCCCAACATCGTCGCGATCCACGACGTGGTGAGCCGCCCCGGGCTGCACTACATGGTGATGGACTTCATCGAGGGGCAGAATCTCCGCGATCTCTACCGCATCCGCAAGAAGTTTGAGTGGGAGAACGCGGCGAACATCCTCTGCGACGTGCTCGGCGGTTTGCACTACGCCTTCCAGCAGGGCGTCACGCACCGCGACCTGAAGATGTCGAACGTCTTGGTGGCGTCCGACGGGTCGGGCAAGCTCGTCGATTTCGGCCTGGCGGCGCTCGACGGCGTCGTCGGCGATGACTCGGGCGTCGATCGCACCGTGGAGTACGGCTCGCTCGAGAAACTCACAGGCGTCCGCAAGGACGACACCCGCAGCGACGTCTTCTTCGCTGGGTACATGCTGCACCAGATGATCTCGGGCGTGGCGAGCCTCCCCGAGGGCCGCAACCGCGCACAGAAGTACGCCCGCGGCGAGGTCTTCAAAGATATCCGCCCGCTGTTGGAACTCGCGCCCGACGTGCCGATGTCCCTGGCGATGACGGTGAGCAAGGCGCTGGAGCTCGATCCCGAGCGGCGATTCCAAACCCCCGGCGACATGCTCGCCGAATTGAAGCTGGCGATGCGCCGGGCGAAGGGCTCGGAAACCAGCGCCGCGGCGCGTAGCGTCGAAGAGCTGGAGGGTATGGGCCCCGACGGCAAGCCGCGGAAGCTGCTAATCGTCGAGTCCGACGTGAAGCGGCAAGACGTGCTGCGTGAGCTGTTCAAACGAAACGGCTATCGCGTCCTGGTGGCGACCGACGGCGCCCGGGCTTTGACGCGGTTCGTCAACGACCCGTCCGCTGCGGACATCGTCTTGTTCTGCGGTGCGACCATCGGCGCCGACGCCGTGCGGGCGTTCAACCAGTTCGGCGAAGAGCGGGCCACCGCCAATATCCCGACGGTGCTGCTTTTGGAAGAGGCCCAGAATCAGTGGGTCCAGGCCGCCAAGACCGCCGAGCACCGCGGCGTGGTCGTGATGCCGGTCAAGCTGCGGCGGCTGCGAGAAGCGGTGCTGAGCGCGGCGACAGCGGTAGAGAACGTGGCGAAGGCGTGA